The Terriglobus roseus region TCGTAGTAAGGTTCGGTGGATTGCCAGAGCGGATTCTCGCCGGTGCGGTCTACGGGCATCATCATGGTGTGGTAGATGGCCGTGTAGATCATGCGGCGTTGCTTCTCCGTTGCGCCGCTGAGGTGGATGGTGTCGAGCTGTTTCTGCCACTGCGCTACGACGTTGCGACGCGCTGCGTCGAGATCGTAAGTGGGCATCTCTTCGCGCAGGTTGTTGCGTGCCTGATCGATGGAGACGAAGGAGATGCCGACGCGCACGTGGACCTGTTGCTGCGCACTTGTTTTGAAGTCGAGGATGGCGCCGATGGGTGTTTCTGCGTTCACCGTTGCGTTGTGGTCATTGGTGATGCGGATGGTGGACGTGTCAGGGATGCTGTCTTTCCATGGGTTGCTGCCGTTGCCGGTCCATGTGCGTGCTGTGGTGACGGGCGCGTCGGTCTGGAGAACGAAGTAGACGCGGTATTCGCCGCCGCGATTCCATCCGCCACTGTAACGGCCGATGCCGGTGATCTCATGCAGGTTGGTAACGTGGACTTCACCGCCGACGAAGTGTTGGTCTTCCCATCCCTGCGAGTTGCCGCGCGAGAGGCAGTGTTCGAGATCGAGTGTGAGATGTGCGTTCTGCGATGCGGGGAAGGTGTAGCGATGGATGCCGGTGCGGCGTGTGGATGAGAGTTCGGCGCGGATGTTGTAGCGCGTGAGTGTGGCGGCGTAATAGCCGGGTTGCGCGGTTTCTTTTTCGCGCGGCGATGCGATGGCGAGTGGTGTGACGTCGCCCGTTGTGGGCATGACGAGGATGTTGCCGTACTTGCCTTGCGCGCCACTGAGATGTGTGTGGCTGAAGCCGAGGATGCTGCCGGTTGACGAGTAGCCGAAGCCTGAGGGCCTGTGGTCAAACGTCTCCATGTCTGGGCCGAGCTTGACCATGCCGAAGGGAATGGCGGAGCCGATAAAGGTGTTGCCGCCCCAGTCGACGCCGATGTAGGGATCGATGTATGAGGTGAGCGGCTTCGGCTGCTGCGCGTGAAGCGTGGAGGCAAGGAGGAGCGCGAGGGCAAGAGTCTGCTTCGTCATGGCGGGTCTTGAGAAGGGTACAACTTTGCGATGACGATTTGGTTGACGGAAAGTTTGGCTCGCAATGCGAAGTGCCCACATCTCTTGATCGAGATGTGGGCACTGTTGTTGGCTTTGGTTGTTGCTGGCTTACTTGGGGGTTACGCGGTAGACGCCGCCCTTGGCATCGTCTTCGAGGAACCAGAGTGCGCCGTCGGGAGCTTCTTCCACGTCGCGGATACGCTTACCCACGTCCCAGCGCTCTGCGGGCTTCGCCGTGGAGCCGGTGATGATGACGCGGTTGAGGGTGTGTGTGGCCATGCCGCCCATGAGCAGGTTGCCGTCCCACTGCGAGAACATCTTGCCCTTGTAAAACATGATGTTGCCGGGGGCGATGATGGGCGTCCAGTAGATGACGGGCTTCTGCAGGTCAGGGCGCGTGTCCGGGCTGGGGATGGGCACGCCGTTGTAGTTCACAGCGTAGGAGACGAGGGGCCAGCCGTAGTTCTTGCCCTTCTCGATGAGGTTCAGCTCGTCACCGCCGCGGGGGCCGTGCTCCGCTTCCCACAGCTTGCCATCGGGAGCGAAGGCGAGGCCGTAAGGCGTGCGGTGGCCGCTGGTCCACGTTTCAGACGGGGTAAGGTTGGGGCCTGGGAAGGTGTAGTCGCGGACCTTGGGTGCGGTCTTGGCGGCTTCCGTGTCTGACGGCGGATCGATCACAGGAACAGTCGGCGCGCCGGTCTTGCCAGCCCAGGGGTTGCCGGGTGCGGGCTTGCCGTCGAGCGTGAGACGGAGGATTTTGCCGAGGGGCTGGTTGGGATCCTGTGCTGGTGTCATGCGCTGACGCTCGCCCACGGTGAGGTAGAGGAACTTCTTGTCAGGTGAGAAGGCGATCTGCGCGCCGAACTGGCCGCCGAGTCCGCGTTCGCCGTCGCGCCAGATGACCTTCAGGTCTTCCAGGCTTGCGGCGTTCGGCTTTAGATCAAGACGAGCTTTTGCCAATGCAAGGCTGGAACCGCCCGGTTCACCGGGTTCGGAGTAGGTGAGGTAAACGCTGTGATCCTTTGCGTAAAACGGCGAAAGGAAGACGCCGAGCTGACCGCCCTGGCCCTTGTACAGCACGGGAGGAACGTTGGCGACGGGAATGCTTTCACCCTTCTGCGTCATGAGGACCATGCCGCCAACCTTTTCTGTGATGAGCATGCGGCCGTCTGGCAGGAAGGCAATGCGCCAGGGATAACGCAGCGTGGCCACCTGGGTCATGGTGAAGGGCAGGCTAGCTTCAGGCTTCTGTTCACCTGCGTTGATCTGTGCCAGGGCAGGCTGGAGAGCGGAGGCCAGCAGCAATCCTGTGAGTGCAAACCGTTTCATGGGTTTCCTTCCTTTTATGGGGACGTACACGATGAAAGATGACGAACTCAAGGATACGATGCGCGTTGTTTTCTGTGCATGAAAGATTGCGCCTGCGAGCGTCAGAAGAAAATTCGGTTCACGAAGATGTATGGGGTCACTTAGGATGAGGTGCCTTACAGGAGATCTTCTGGTGATGGGTTCTGGCTACATGGGGTTGAGATTTGCGTTGTTGGGATTGGGTGTTTGGGTTCCGGGTGTCGCGATGGCGCAGGCTGCAGGAACGAATCAGGGATGGACGCGATGGAACCCGGTAACTCCGCTAACGGCCCAGAGCTTTGCGCACCCGTCCATGTCGGACAGGCCGTGGGTGCGGATGAATACGCCAGATGGGCTGACTTCCGATGAGTTGAAGGCGGAAGTGGATGCGATGGCCACTGCGGGTATTGGCGGCGTGGAGATTGGGCAGGGAACGTTTCCGGCGACGCCGCAGTTGATTGCGATTTTGCAGGAGGCGAATCGCAAGGGGCTGAAGGTGAGTTTGAGCCATGGGGCGACGACGGCTCCGAAGGGATACAGCCTGGACGAAGAGAACGTGCGTAAGACGTTGTTGTTTACCGCGTCGGATGTGAAGGGCGGGCTGACTGCGGATGTGACCTTTAAAGCTCCGTTGCCGCCGGTGAATCGTGGGTTTGGTGGAGGCGGTGGTGGGGGCAGGCCTGCACCTGCGCCGCAGCCTCGCCGCAGCACGCTGATTGCAGTGATGGCTTACAAGTGTGTGTCTTCCTGCGAGAGCGGCGTCGCTACGCTGGATTTTTCTTCGGCTGTGGATGTGACGTCTCAAATTACGGCCAAGGATGCGGCTGGAGTGGGTGGTGGTCCTACTACGGGCAAGCTTGCTTGGAAGGCTCCTGACGGTGGTGACTGGAAAGTTGTTGCGTTCTGGTCGCAGGGCGCTAATGCGCAGCCGGATCTGTTTAGCAAAGCAGGCACGGATGAACTGATTCGCGGCATGGAGGCTGATTGGACGCCGGACGTGAAGGCATTGCTGAAGGCGAATGGTGGGGATATTTTTTATGACTCGCATTCGGCGGATCGCGGCAGCCCGACAGAGTTGTGGACGAACAACATGGAGGCAGAGTTCAAGGCGCGGCGTGGGTATTCGCTGTTGCAGAGTGCCGCTGCTTTGTTCCCGCAGAACTTCACGTTCAGCGATGGCAGTGCGGAGCGTGTGCGCAATGATCTGAATGCGGTGCGTACACAGCTTTGGATTGAGAACCATTTGAAGCCGATGCGTGCGTGGGTGCATGGATACAATCTGCGTTTGCGTTTGCAGCCCTATGGTGAAGTGGTTGCCGCAACGCCGGATGAGATTGAAGCGGCGAGTGTGTTGGATAGGCCGGAGACGGAGTCATTGTTCTTTGGCGATGAGGTGGATAGTTTTCTACCGATTGCTGCGGCGAATCATATGACGGGCAACACCTGGTACTCGACGGAGTGTTGCGCCGCTGTGTCGAAGGCGTATGCGCAGACATTTCAGGATGCTGTGATTCGTATGCATCGTGAGTATGTGGCGGGTGTGACGAAGCTGGTGTATCACGTGTATCCGTATCGTGATGCAAAGGATTCGAAGTGGCCCGGATATCACTCGTTTGGTTCTGCAGGATTTTCGAATGCGTGGGGGCCGCGTAATCCGAATTGGATTGATGCGACTACGTACAACGATTACTTCGCTCGCACGCAGCAGGTGCTGACGCAGGGTACGGCGAAGGTGGACGTTGCGGTGTACATGTTGAGCTATACGTTTCCGCAGCCGATGCAGGTGAAGGGTGGTTTTCACATCTGGCCGGATACAAAGCTGCAGGAGGCTGGATTTACGCGGGATTATCTTGATCCTGCGTTGCTGGCGATGCCGAGTGCGACGGTGACGAATCATGTGCTTGCAGCGAATAAGCCTGCGTATAAGGTGCTGATCCTGGATGGAGAGCAGCAGCCTAATGCTAATCCGGAACGCGATGCGATGCCGCTGGCTGCGGCACAGAGAATCCTCGCTCTGGCGAAGGCGGGATTGCCTGTGGTGGTTGTGGGTAAGGCGCCGGATCATGTGCCGGGACGCGATACGAAAGATGATGCTGCTGTGAAGTCGACCATGGACGCGTTGATGCAGTTGAAGAATGTGCATCGTGTATCGCATGAAGGGGATGTGCCTGCGTTGTTGTTGTCGTTGGGCATTCATCCATCGGCAGAGCCAGAAGCTCCTTCGCAGGTGTTAAGTCTACGGCGCGAGGATGCGGCTCGCGGCGTGCAGTATTACTTCTTCTACAACCAGCAGGAAGTTACGCCAGCGGGTGAGCCTGCGAATTTGTTTGAGCCCGCGGGGACGAAGGTGTTTGACGGCAAGGTGACGCTGCATGGGCAGGGTAAGCCGTACGCGCTGGATGCGTGGAGTGGCGCGATTGTGCCGTTGAAGGGATTCGAAACAGTTGAGGGTGGTGTGCGTGTGCCACTGCATATCGCGGCTGATGACGCAGTGGTCATCGCGTTGAGTAAGACGCCTCTCACTTCGGCTGTTGTCGGCGCTGTGGTGACTGCTGCTGGTAGCGGAAAGACGATGGACCTTACGGGAGCGCGATGGCATCTTGCGGTGGAAGATTGGAAGCCCGCTGTGAAGTATGGCGCAACGGGTGCGGAAGCAACGCAGACTTCGAAGGATGCGATTCCTGTGGAGTTGGAAGGACTGAAGTCGTGGAAGCAGATTCCGGGGTTGGCGGATGTGAGTGGTGTTGGCACTTACACGACAACGCTTAACTTGCCTAACGATTGGAAGTCCGGATCTTCCGTGTTGCGGCTGGGCGAGGTAATGGATTCGTTCCAGTTGAAGGTGAATGGGAAGCTGGTGCCTGTGAATCAGATCAGTGCTTCCGCGGACGTGGGTAAGTATCTTCATGCCGGTGCGAACACCATTGAAGTGCGCGTGGCGACGACGCTGAACAATCGGCTTTCGCAACTGGACGCAGATGTGCGCAAGCGAAAGATTGTGCAGGAGTATGGATTGATTGGGCCCGTGGTGCTGCAGACTTCAGCGCAGCAGTAATGGCCCCATCTATCTTAGGGATGGCATTGAACCGTAATGGTGTCCATGCCGCTGAGCCTGTGAAGCAATGCTTCAATGCGATAGGCATGTTGCACTTCGCAGTCGAAACGCACCGTGATGGTGATGGTGTTCTGACTGCTTTCACCGGTAAAGGAGCGGATGTTGACTCTCTGCGTTTCAAAGACCTGAAGCACTCTTTGGAAGAAGAGATGTGTCTGCGTTGCGCTTAATTCGAATGTCCATGTCATAAGTTGTTTCCTGCTGAAAATGAAAATGCCACCTACCCGCTTGGGTGGTGGCCATGAGCTGTCGGAATGTAAAAGCGTCTAAGTCGCTATCCGGCCACCCATGGCAGAAGTAATGCAAATCGGAAGAATCGCGCACACGGTGCATACCTGCGAGCGAAGCGAAAGTCCGAGATGGAGGTTGGTCGGGTACATACGTTTGTTGTCCTGAGTTATACCAAATTGCTCTTTCCGCTCGCAATTCTGTGCTACGAATTTACCGATAGGTGCTGGATGAATCGATTTGTGCTGCACGTTGTATTTGCAATGATCACAACAGGTTCTGTGCTGGCACAGGCACCTGCAAGTGCTGATCGACCTGCGTTTGATGTTACTTCAGTGCGGCCAAGTAAAGCAGGTGTGGCGCAGCGATCGAATGTGCCGTTGGACTCTGGCAATGTGTACAGCACGGTGAGTGCGGATGATGCGCGCACGGCTGCGGGTGGGTATTTTGTAGCGACGCATCAGCCGCTGTGGCGCTACATCTCGTTTGCTTATAAGTTGTCAGGAACGCAGGAGCTTTCGTTTCGCTTCAACATGTTCTCTGGTGCGCCGAAATCTGGTGCGCCTTTTTGGGTGACAGGTGGGTTTGATTCACCGCCGGAGTTCTTCGACATCTCAGCGCGTGCGCCTGCGGAGACGACGATCGACCAGATGCGGTTGATGATGCAGTCGTTGTTAGCGGAGCGTTTTCATCTTTCGATGCATACGGTGCAAGCGGACGCGCCGGTGTTTGCGTTGGTATTGGAGAAGGATGGTGTTACAGGTCCGAAGCTGCAACCGCATCCAGCTTCCGATACTTGCAGTGCGCCTGTGGCTGATCTGCCGCCGGTGTGTGGTGTGGTTGCGCATGTTGCTGCGACAACGCCTGGGCAGCACTATGGTGGACGCGGAGTTTCTCTTTCGCTTTTCGCGAACTCCATTCAGACGATGACAGGCATTGCTGCTGTGCCTCGGCCGGTGGTGGATGAGACGGGGCTGAAAGGGCTGTATGACTTCCATCTGACATGGGTGCATGATGCTGCGAGTGGAGACGCAGGCGTGGTGGATAACTCCGCAAACTTTCGCGATGCGTTGAAGCAGCAGTTGGGATTGAAGCTAAAGAACGATCGAGCGCCGATCCAGTTTTTGATTGTGGATCGTGTGGAGCGGGCTACTGAGAACTAGGTCGCTTTAAGGCATTTGCTGAACCCATTGTTTTCGCCATGCAGGCGCTTCGAATGGATCGGAAAAGTATTGCGTTTCGTGCACGACCTTATCGTCGCGGAACTCCATGATACTAACGGTGAATGCGGGCTTGCCCTGGTAGGTGATGGTGTATTCGGTGACCCAGAGGTTGCCCTGTCCGACGATTCGGTGCACGTGGAAGCCTGAGGGCTTTCCCGGATGATGGCCTCGCAATGCTTGAAGATTGTTTCGTCCGATGATGCGTTCGCCTGACTGCGGGTAATCGCAGATGGAGTCGTCGTCGTAGATGGCGTGCTCTGCGTTCAGGTCGCCGGATGCGGATGCCTGCCAATGCGCATCGAGCGCTGCGCGTATCTGTTGTTCTGACATGATGCGATCCTTCTGGACTGCGCACTCATTGTGAACCTTGCGAAGAGCGATTGACGAGACTGGCGGAAATCAGCGTTTGCCGCGAGTGCGTTGCCATTCGCGGTAGGCTTCGCTTTTGCCGATGCCGAGCTCTTTCGCGACCTGCTTCAGTGCGTCTTTTTCACTGATGCCGTTGCCGATGAGGCGACGGACTTGTTCGGCGAGGCTGGCGCTGGATTCGTTTTGTTCACTGAGAAGTTTGCCGGAGATGAGGAGGACCATTTCGCCGCGGATGCCTTCGCGTGATTGCACGGTGCTGCGGACTTCGCTTGCGGTGCCGCGTAGAAATTCTTCGTGCAGCTTAGTTAATTCGCGTGCGACTGCGATGGGATGCTGTGGCCCGAAGACGGCTTCTACATCCACCAGCGCTTCTGCGATGCGGTGTGGCGTTTCGTAGAAGATTTGTGTCGCTGACTCCTCTGCGGATTTAAGCGTTTCGCGTAGGGATTCGAGGACGGTGCGGCGTTCGCCTGCCTTGGATGGGAGGAAGCCGTGGAATGCGAATTGTTCCGTGGGTAGGCCGCTGGCGGTGAGCGCGCTGAGGACTGCGTTGGCACCCGGCACGGGGTAGACTGCGATGTTTGCTTCCACTGCCGCGCGCACGATCTCTTCGCCAGGATCGGCGATGCCGGGCATGCCTGCATCGCTTACGACGGCAATGCGTGCGCCTTCACGTAACGCGTTGACGAGTTCTTCGGAGCGGCCGCGTTCGTTGTGCAAGTGATAGCTGACAGTGGGCGTGGTGATGCCGAAGTGATTGAGCAGCTTCTGCGTCTGACGTGTGTCTTCGCAGGCAATGCGGTCGGCACTGCGCAGAATGCGGAGGGCGCGCAAGGTGATGTCTTCGAGATTGCCAATGGGGGTGGCGACGAGGTAGAGGCCGGGCGCGAGTGGTGCGTCGTTACTCATCTTCGCCGGACCTTGCTGCGGCCAGTTCCGTGACGCGTCGTGCATTGCCCAGCATAGACATGGATTGCGTGAGGCTATTGGGCGTGAGGATGCCGACGAGTTTTTCTTCGCGCATGACGGAGACGAGTTGCGCGTCGCGATTTTTCTGCATGCGTTCCAACGCGGGCAGGAGAGGCGCGTCGGCGAGGACGACTTCGACGGTGCGTGTCATCACGCCCTGGACGTAACCGTTGCCATCGGCGCGCAAAGCTTGCGCGAGTGTGTCGCGATGGATGGAGCCCACGAGGATGGGGCCACGCACGACGGGGAAGACGTCTTGAAGAGAATGAACGCTGCGACGGAGAGCGTCTTCCAGCGTGTCGGATGCGGAGAGTGTTGCGAAGTCAGTGAGCATGACTTCAGCTGCAGTGATCGTGCCCGCAGCTTGTTGGCCGAGACGGGTGATGGCGTCACCACGGCTGGAAAGCAGCAGCGAGCAGCCCATGACGATGAGCCACGCATTCGTGAGCGCTGCGCCAAGGATGATCAGGACCAACGATATTGCGTGTGACAGGCCTGCGGAGGCGCGTATACCGGAATCGTTGCCACGGATGCGGCGGAACTGGCGGCGCAACACGATGCCCGAGTCGAGTGGCCATGCCGGAAGAAGGTGTAGGCCGCCGAGGAGCACCTGCGCCCAGATGGCAGAGCGCAGCAGATGCTGCGGAGTGACCCACGGCTGCGCAAAGAGATTGATGGCCGGTGTTGCCGCGTACATCAGCAGCGCCATGGTGATGCCTGCGGCGAAGTTGGCGAGCGGGCCAGAGAGAGCGATGAAGCGCTCGCCACGGGTGCTGGCGTTGAGAGATCGCTCTTCCGTGGGGGCGGAACCGGTGGGTAGCAGTAGCAGGCGGTCGACGGCGAATCCCGCGGATGCTGTGGCGAGGCCGTGACCCACTTCACGCACGATCACTGCTGAAAGCAGTAGCAGCCAAAGGCCGAAGCCACGCATGCCGCTGCCGTCCAGAAGCGAGGACAGCATGATGATGATGGGCAATGAAAGAACGAAAATGGCGTGAAGACGAACCTCAACGCCGAAGTATTTGCCCAGAGTGACAGACCATCCACGCATGTTGGATTGATTGTAGTTTCTTTCAGAGATCAGGGTTCGTTATCAGAGCAGGCTTTGGGGACTGCTGCCGGTTTTCATAGAATGGATTTATGCGTGTGATTGCAGGAACATATCGTTCGCGGGTGTTGGGGGCTCCAAAGGGGTTGGCTACGCGGCCTACGAGTGACCGGCTGCGCGAGACTCTTTTTAATGTGATTGCGGCGCGGGTGCCGGATGCTCGGTTTGCTGATCTGTATGCCGGTTCCGGTGCGGTGGGCATTGAGGCGATTTCGCGGGGAGCGGCTGAGGTTTTCTTTGCAGAGAAGAATGCTGCGGCACTGACCGCGATTCGCGGGAATCTGCGGACGCTTGGGATTGCGGGTGGATTTCAGGTGGAGGCTGGAGGGACTGCACCGTTGCTGAAGCGGCTAGCGGGAAAACCGCTGGACGTGTGGTTTCTTGATCCGCCGTATGAAGAGGTAGAGGAATATCGCAAGACGTTGACGACGCTGGGCGATGCCGGGAATGAGTTGGTGGACGCCGATTCGCTGGTGATTGCGGAACATACGCGCAAGCAGGCATTGCTGGATCGTTATGGTGTTTTGAAGCGGACGCGGACGTTGCTACAAGGCGACGCCGCGCTGAGCTTCTATGCCATGGAGACTACGGATTAAGGGTTGAAGCCGCCACCTGTCAGGGTTTGCGTTCGCAGGTCGAGTGCGAATGGGAGTTCCTTATCGGAGGGCATGTGCCAACCCTTGCCGCGGAGAATGGTTCCGTCGACTGCGACTTCCGTGACGCCTTCCCAGGTGAGTTTTGGGCTTTGCCACATGCCGTCTGGTGTGAGGATGACGGCGTCGTGGAAACCGATGAGGATGAGCGCCTCTGCTTCCGGAGCGGCGTGGACGCTGACTACCGGGCGGATCGGCAGGAGAGCGGTGGCTTCTGGTTGGCTGGCGGGAATGCGATAGGCGTAGCCACCGGCGACGGCGAGAAGATGGTCCGGATTGGGTGTGGACCACAGGCCGGAAGCCAGGTTCTTATCCGAGAAGCCCAGAGCGCATTGGGCCACGAAGTTTGATCCGTCCACGGGTTTTACGTTGAGCCAGAGAGCGCCGCGGGCGAGCGCTTCTTCTTCGCCTGCAATGGCCAGCGGAAAGACGAAGTGGCGCGCGGGCATGATCATGGGCGCCCCGTTGAGGACTGATGCCTGCCAGGTGTGGGGAAAGTCGTCGGTCATAGTGAATGCTCCCATCCGGCGGGCTCTAATCGTTCCGTTTTGCCGTTGCTGCGCAGGGTGATGTCTTTGCCCCGAACGATTTGGCCGATGTGGGTGATGGGGATGCCGCCGATGCTGCGCGGGACTTTACTGGTGGCGGATGCGGTGAAGAGGAGTTGGTAGTCTTCGCCGCCGTGCAGGGCGTGTTGCAGAGCGTCTTTCTTATTGGTCAGGAGCTGGTGAAGTGGAAGCGAGTCGGCTTCGACGATGGCGCCTACTCGGGACTCTTCGCAGAGGTGGGTGAGGTCGGTGGACAGGCCGTCGCTGATGTCGATGGCTGCGGAGGCGAGGCTGCGCAGGCGTTGGCCAACGCGGAGTTGCGGCTGCGGGTAGAGGTGCGGATGGTCGTCAGCCGGGGAGGCTTTGCGGAGGCTTCGAGGCGATTTTGCCAGGGCGGCGAGTTCGGCAGAAGCTCCTCCCAAATGGCCGGTGACATAGAGGCCGTCGCCGGGACGCGCTTTGCTGCGGCGGAGTTCCGTGCCTTCCGGGACGGAGCCCAGAAGGACAATGTCTGCGAGGATGGCGTCGCCGGGAGCGGTGGAGGTGTCGCCGCCTGCGAGGGGTGTCTTGGTTTGTTTCGCCAGATGAAGCAAACCGCCTAGAAAGCCGTCAAGCCATGTGCGGTTTGCAGCGCGACGGGTGAAACCGGTGGGCAGGGCCAGGGACAAGAAGGCGGCCATCGGTTGCGCGCCCATCGCGGCGAGGTCGCTAAGGCCCCGGGCCAGGCAGCGGTGCCCTGCGGAGGCGGCGGGGTGCCAGTCTCGGCGGAAGTGGCGTCCTTCGAGGGAAAAGTCCGTGGTTACAAGAACATCGTGGCCCGAAGGAGGGCGCAGAACGGCGC contains the following coding sequences:
- the rsmD gene encoding 16S rRNA (guanine(966)-N(2))-methyltransferase RsmD, which encodes MRVIAGTYRSRVLGAPKGLATRPTSDRLRETLFNVIAARVPDARFADLYAGSGAVGIEAISRGAAEVFFAEKNAAALTAIRGNLRTLGIAGGFQVEAGGTAPLLKRLAGKPLDVWFLDPPYEEVEEYRKTLTTLGDAGNELVDADSLVIAEHTRKQALLDRYGVLKRTRTLLQGDAALSFYAMETTD
- the rsmI gene encoding 16S rRNA (cytidine(1402)-2'-O)-methyltransferase, whose protein sequence is MSNDAPLAPGLYLVATPIGNLEDITLRALRILRSADRIACEDTRQTQKLLNHFGITTPTVSYHLHNERGRSEELVNALREGARIAVVSDAGMPGIADPGEEIVRAAVEANIAVYPVPGANAVLSALTASGLPTEQFAFHGFLPSKAGERRTVLESLRETLKSAEESATQIFYETPHRIAEALVDVEAVFGPQHPIAVARELTKLHEEFLRGTASEVRSTVQSREGIRGEMVLLISGKLLSEQNESSASLAEQVRRLIGNGISEKDALKQVAKELGIGKSEAYREWQRTRGKR
- the thiL gene encoding thiamine-phosphate kinase; its protein translation is MASGELQFIQQLRNRAGRPKGAVRLGIGDDCAVLRPPSGHDVLVTTDFSLEGRHFRRDWHPAASAGHRCLARGLSDLAAMGAQPMAAFLSLALPTGFTRRAANRTWLDGFLGGLLHLAKQTKTPLAGGDTSTAPGDAILADIVLLGSVPEGTELRRSKARPGDGLYVTGHLGGASAELAALAKSPRSLRKASPADDHPHLYPQPQLRVGQRLRSLASAAIDISDGLSTDLTHLCEESRVGAIVEADSLPLHQLLTNKKDALQHALHGGEDYQLLFTASATSKVPRSIGGIPITHIGQIVRGKDITLRSNGKTERLEPAGWEHSL
- a CDS encoding nuclear transport factor 2 family protein, which codes for MSEQQIRAALDAHWQASASGDLNAEHAIYDDDSICDYPQSGERIIGRNNLQALRGHHPGKPSGFHVHRIVGQGNLWVTEYTITYQGKPAFTVSIMEFRDDKVVHETQYFSDPFEAPAWRKQWVQQMP
- a CDS encoding glycosyl hydrolase yields the protein MGSGYMGLRFALLGLGVWVPGVAMAQAAGTNQGWTRWNPVTPLTAQSFAHPSMSDRPWVRMNTPDGLTSDELKAEVDAMATAGIGGVEIGQGTFPATPQLIAILQEANRKGLKVSLSHGATTAPKGYSLDEENVRKTLLFTASDVKGGLTADVTFKAPLPPVNRGFGGGGGGGRPAPAPQPRRSTLIAVMAYKCVSSCESGVATLDFSSAVDVTSQITAKDAAGVGGGPTTGKLAWKAPDGGDWKVVAFWSQGANAQPDLFSKAGTDELIRGMEADWTPDVKALLKANGGDIFYDSHSADRGSPTELWTNNMEAEFKARRGYSLLQSAAALFPQNFTFSDGSAERVRNDLNAVRTQLWIENHLKPMRAWVHGYNLRLRLQPYGEVVAATPDEIEAASVLDRPETESLFFGDEVDSFLPIAAANHMTGNTWYSTECCAAVSKAYAQTFQDAVIRMHREYVAGVTKLVYHVYPYRDAKDSKWPGYHSFGSAGFSNAWGPRNPNWIDATTYNDYFARTQQVLTQGTAKVDVAVYMLSYTFPQPMQVKGGFHIWPDTKLQEAGFTRDYLDPALLAMPSATVTNHVLAANKPAYKVLILDGEQQPNANPERDAMPLAAAQRILALAKAGLPVVVVGKAPDHVPGRDTKDDAAVKSTMDALMQLKNVHRVSHEGDVPALLLSLGIHPSAEPEAPSQVLSLRREDAARGVQYYFFYNQQEVTPAGEPANLFEPAGTKVFDGKVTLHGQGKPYALDAWSGAIVPLKGFETVEGGVRVPLHIAADDAVVIALSKTPLTSAVVGAVVTAAGSGKTMDLTGARWHLAVEDWKPAVKYGATGAEATQTSKDAIPVELEGLKSWKQIPGLADVSGVGTYTTTLNLPNDWKSGSSVLRLGEVMDSFQLKVNGKLVPVNQISASADVGKYLHAGANTIEVRVATTLNNRLSQLDADVRKRKIVQEYGLIGPVVLQTSAQQ
- a CDS encoding TIGR03435 family protein, with the protein product MNRFVLHVVFAMITTGSVLAQAPASADRPAFDVTSVRPSKAGVAQRSNVPLDSGNVYSTVSADDARTAAGGYFVATHQPLWRYISFAYKLSGTQELSFRFNMFSGAPKSGAPFWVTGGFDSPPEFFDISARAPAETTIDQMRLMMQSLLAERFHLSMHTVQADAPVFALVLEKDGVTGPKLQPHPASDTCSAPVADLPPVCGVVAHVAATTPGQHYGGRGVSLSLFANSIQTMTGIAAVPRPVVDETGLKGLYDFHLTWVHDAASGDAGVVDNSANFRDALKQQLGLKLKNDRAPIQFLIVDRVERATEN
- a CDS encoding CBS domain-containing protein, with product MRGWSVTLGKYFGVEVRLHAIFVLSLPIIIMLSSLLDGSGMRGFGLWLLLLSAVIVREVGHGLATASAGFAVDRLLLLPTGSAPTEERSLNASTRGERFIALSGPLANFAAGITMALLMYAATPAINLFAQPWVTPQHLLRSAIWAQVLLGGLHLLPAWPLDSGIVLRRQFRRIRGNDSGIRASAGLSHAISLVLIILGAALTNAWLIVMGCSLLLSSRGDAITRLGQQAAGTITAAEVMLTDFATLSASDTLEDALRRSVHSLQDVFPVVRGPILVGSIHRDTLAQALRADGNGYVQGVMTRTVEVVLADAPLLPALERMQKNRDAQLVSVMREEKLVGILTPNSLTQSMSMLGNARRVTELAAARSGEDE
- a CDS encoding PQQ-dependent sugar dehydrogenase yields the protein MKRFALTGLLLASALQPALAQINAGEQKPEASLPFTMTQVATLRYPWRIAFLPDGRMLITEKVGGMVLMTQKGESIPVANVPPVLYKGQGGQLGVFLSPFYAKDHSVYLTYSEPGEPGGSSLALAKARLDLKPNAASLEDLKVIWRDGERGLGGQFGAQIAFSPDKKFLYLTVGERQRMTPAQDPNQPLGKILRLTLDGKPAPGNPWAGKTGAPTVPVIDPPSDTEAAKTAPKVRDYTFPGPNLTPSETWTSGHRTPYGLAFAPDGKLWEAEHGPRGGDELNLIEKGKNYGWPLVSYAVNYNGVPIPSPDTRPDLQKPVIYWTPIIAPGNIMFYKGKMFSQWDGNLLMGGMATHTLNRVIITGSTAKPAERWDVGKRIRDVEEAPDGALWFLEDDAKGGVYRVTPK